From the Peromyscus leucopus breed LL Stock chromosome 8b, UCI_PerLeu_2.1, whole genome shotgun sequence genome, one window contains:
- the LOC114692899 gene encoding spermatid-specific linker histone H1-like protein, whose protein sequence is MQRDTLLVSPSAAPNSAAAVDQDASTSDDPSKRETGPYTCPQTVRKPSMSKVILRAVADKGLHRRVSLAALKKAVSTTGYNMAHNSWRFKRAVENLVKKGMLKQVTGKGASGSFRLGKKQAFKSKRKAKRRQRRQQRQKPRQRRSGPRQSLLGSGKSHKGLFKGVRRGARGRRH, encoded by the coding sequence atgcagagagacacGTTGCTGGTGTCACCATCTGCAGCCCCAAATTCTGCGGCGGCTGTAGACCAAGATGCCAGCACATCAGACGACCCGAGCAAGAGAGAGACGGGGCCCTACACCTGTCCCCAAACCGTGCGGAAGCCCAGCATGTCGAAGGTGATTCTGAGGGCTGTGGCTGACAAGGGGTTGCACAGACGTGTGTCCCTTGCTGCCTTGAAGAAAGCTGTGAGCACCACAGGCTACAATATGGCCCACAACAGCTGGCGCTTCAAGCGTGCGGTCGAGAATCTAGTGAAGAAAGGCATGCTCAAGCAGGTAACTGGCAAGGGTGCCTCAGGCTCTTTCCGCCTGGGCAAGAAGCAAGCCTTCAAGTCCAAGCGCAAGGCCAAGAGACGCCAGcggaggcagcagaggcagaagcctAGGCAGCGCCGATCTGGACCACGCCAGTCACTACTAGGCTCTGGAAAGAGCCATAAAGGGCTTTTCAAGGGAGTTCGTAGGGGGGCCAGAGGCCGCCGCCATTAA